The proteins below are encoded in one region of Thermodesulfobacteriota bacterium:
- a CDS encoding DNA polymerase, with product MALRSLYVDFNSYFASVEQQLRPELRGKPVGVVPVMAETTCCIAASYEAKGFGVKTGTRVSDARKLCPGIQLVEARPAVYVEYHHKLVEAVESCIHVDKVLSIDEMVCELTGSLRQRERATALARRIKDTIARRVGTELRCSIGIAPNPFLAKTASEIEKPDGCVVIDTPDLPHRLFSLELRDLCGIGAAMERRLRQLGIYTVEDLCNASKQKLRKAWGGIEGERMYERLRGEVVYSPPTKRSTIGHSHVLPPELRSDDAAFSVLHKLLQKAATRLRSYGLIAGALSVKVKYTDGRFWDDQIGFDPTSDTLEFLDALGRLWRVRPKTSAVPLAVAVTLFKLSEEKSQSLSLFGNSKLRTRLNEAIDRINLRYGNNTVYFGGAEAGLKAAPMRIAFNHIPDVKIEGDE from the coding sequence ATGGCACTGCGTTCACTTTATGTAGATTTTAATTCCTATTTTGCCTCTGTAGAGCAGCAGTTGAGGCCGGAGCTGCGGGGCAAGCCGGTCGGCGTCGTACCGGTGATGGCCGAGACTACGTGCTGCATTGCTGCAAGCTACGAGGCGAAAGGGTTTGGGGTCAAGACCGGAACGCGGGTATCGGATGCCAGAAAGCTATGTCCCGGTATTCAGCTTGTAGAGGCTCGCCCGGCCGTCTATGTCGAGTATCACCACAAACTGGTAGAGGCCGTGGAATCCTGTATCCATGTGGATAAGGTGCTGTCCATAGATGAAATGGTATGTGAGCTTACCGGCAGCCTCCGGCAGCGTGAACGCGCAACCGCTCTGGCCCGCCGGATTAAAGACACCATTGCCAGGAGGGTGGGCACCGAGTTACGCTGCTCTATCGGCATCGCTCCGAATCCTTTTTTGGCTAAAACCGCATCCGAGATAGAAAAGCCCGACGGCTGCGTGGTCATCGATACCCCGGACCTACCGCACCGTCTTTTTTCTCTCGAATTAAGGGACCTCTGCGGCATTGGCGCGGCTATGGAGAGGCGTCTTCGGCAGCTTGGAATATACACGGTCGAAGACCTTTGTAACGCCAGCAAGCAAAAGCTACGAAAAGCCTGGGGCGGGATCGAGGGCGAGCGCATGTACGAGAGGCTACGCGGTGAGGTAGTGTACTCGCCGCCGACGAAGAGGTCGACGATTGGGCATTCCCATGTGCTGCCGCCTGAACTGCGCTCGGATGATGCCGCATTCTCCGTCCTGCATAAACTCCTGCAAAAAGCGGCGACGAGACTACGGAGTTACGGCCTCATAGCCGGCGCACTGTCGGTAAAGGTAAAATACACTGATGGTCGATTTTGGGATGACCAAATCGGGTTTGACCCCACCAGCGATACCCTGGAATTTTTGGACGCCCTTGGAAGACTGTGGAGGGTGCGGCCTAAAACTAGCGCCGTTCCGTTGGCGGTTGCGGTCACGCTGTTTAAACTGAGCGAAGAGAAAAGCCAGTCGCTCTCCCTGTTCGGTAACAGCAAGTTGCGCACCCGTCTCAACGAGGCGATTGATAGGATAAACCTCCGTTACGGAAACAACACCGTTTACTTCGGCGGAGCAGAGGCAGGGTTGAAAGCGGCGCCGATGCGAATAGCCTTCAATCACATTCCGGACGTTAAAATCGAGGGTGACGAGTGA
- a CDS encoding antitoxin Xre/MbcA/ParS toxin-binding domain-containing protein → MALSKITDVLGGEKVVGKRIRTNMDLLDLSIKGVTKDALLNLSENLSLSMKQMAQLLPVTERTLQRYKNKDHFNPSVSEHIIQLAEVAARGVEVFGDREKFKKWLNHPSVALSGKTPLSLLKNRFGVQLILDELGRIEHGVYA, encoded by the coding sequence ATGGCATTGTCGAAAATTACCGATGTTTTAGGCGGGGAAAAGGTAGTGGGCAAGCGAATCAGGACCAACATGGACCTTCTGGATTTGTCTATTAAAGGTGTTACTAAAGATGCACTGTTGAACCTGTCTGAAAATTTATCCCTTTCTATGAAACAAATGGCTCAACTTCTGCCGGTTACGGAACGTACATTACAGAGATATAAGAATAAAGACCATTTTAATCCGTCTGTTTCCGAGCATATCATACAGCTTGCAGAGGTGGCGGCTAGGGGTGTGGAGGTCTTCGGGGACAGGGAGAAATTCAAGAAATGGCTAAACCACCCCAGCGTAGCATTGTCCGGAAAAACCCCGTTAAGCTTGCTTAAGAACCGCTTCGGTGTGCAGTTGATTCTGGATGAGCTCGGGCGCATCGAGCATGGCGTATATGCCTGA
- a CDS encoding PD-(D/E)XK nuclease family protein — protein MAGVKKFDFTPILGWSSSRYDLFSICKRRYFYQYYTKYDQEVPTRRINQFRELVSIPLEIGGVVHKVIEVLLTRLKRTSREIDEKKFFDFARRTAENHIRTKKFEEVAYGDMDRVEVDVLYPKVRESLENLLASDRFDWLVNEAVSNCDQWIIDPPGYGETRIGDLKVYCKVDFLFPIGDEYHIIDWKTGKSDADKHRKQLIGYSTWASYHFETDPTNVKPTIVYLHPEYQEVQETFNVFDLENFAIQVRAETEEMYEYCRDIEQNIPLDKSEFPMVDDQRICAHCNFRGVCYPDRYPANL, from the coding sequence GTGGCAGGGGTCAAAAAATTTGACTTTACACCTATCCTTGGCTGGTCTTCATCACGATATGACCTATTCTCGATTTGCAAGAGAAGGTACTTCTACCAGTACTACACAAAGTACGATCAGGAAGTTCCGACCAGGAGGATCAATCAATTCAGGGAACTAGTGTCGATTCCTCTGGAAATAGGAGGGGTAGTACACAAGGTAATCGAAGTCCTTCTCACCAGGCTGAAGAGGACTTCAAGGGAAATAGACGAGAAAAAGTTTTTTGATTTCGCCAGGAGAACGGCTGAGAATCACATTCGGACTAAAAAATTCGAAGAGGTGGCATATGGGGATATGGATCGGGTGGAAGTGGATGTTCTATATCCAAAGGTCAGGGAAAGCCTGGAAAATCTGCTGGCCAGCGACCGATTTGACTGGCTGGTCAATGAAGCGGTTAGTAACTGCGACCAGTGGATCATCGACCCGCCCGGGTATGGAGAAACCAGAATCGGGGACTTGAAAGTTTACTGCAAGGTTGATTTTCTATTTCCGATTGGAGATGAATATCACATCATAGACTGGAAAACCGGGAAGTCCGACGCTGACAAGCATCGTAAGCAGCTCATCGGGTATTCCACCTGGGCATCATATCATTTCGAGACCGACCCGACAAACGTCAAACCCACAATCGTATACCTTCATCCCGAGTATCAGGAAGTCCAAGAGACATTCAATGTCTTCGACCTGGAAAACTTTGCTATTCAGGTTCGGGCTGAGACTGAAGAGATGTATGAATACTGCAGGGATATCGAGCAGAACATACCGCTGGATAAATCAGAATTCCCAATGGTGGACGACCAAAGGATTTGTGCTCATTGCAATTTCCGGGGCGTTTGCTATCCAGACCGGTATCCTGCCAATCTCTGA
- a CDS encoding chemotaxis protein CheB: MKGPEQKTVGHFRSHRSGHVSEQILEVISQLSYASTLPEVTEVVRRAVRQLTGADGATFILREGNLVHYVDEDAIGPLWKGNRFDIQACISGWSILNRKAAAIEDIYSDPRIPVEAYRSTFVKSLIMVPIRSEDPIGAIGAYWAKRRKPSRRQIEILQSLADAAALAFANARHLQGYDGTDVQGFSKSMSGGSGSQRSDKSLLANESFDRLILIGASAGGVSTLMNLLAQLPSDLAAPIFLVIHTSQDGASDLQVVLNRVSALPVSCAQEGEPIRPGRVYLPPADHHLLVDRGFVRVFKGPEENFTRPAIDPLFRTAAIHYRHRVVGIILSGNLYDGTAGLLCVKMHGGTTIVQNPEETVFPYMCRTAMKYVNIDYIFTLSEIARYLSRLASSQIVRRS; encoded by the coding sequence GTGAAAGGCCCTGAACAAAAAACTGTCGGCCATTTTCGTTCCCACCGGTCTGGTCATGTTAGCGAACAGATTCTTGAAGTTATCAGTCAGCTTTCCTACGCAAGCACACTGCCGGAAGTGACGGAGGTCGTGCGCCGAGCCGTTCGGCAGCTCACTGGAGCAGACGGAGCCACGTTCATCCTGCGCGAGGGGAATTTAGTACATTACGTCGACGAAGATGCAATTGGTCCACTGTGGAAGGGGAACCGATTCGACATTCAGGCATGCATTTCTGGCTGGTCCATCCTTAACCGAAAGGCAGCGGCGATTGAGGACATCTATTCTGACCCTCGAATACCGGTCGAGGCCTATCGTAGTACATTCGTCAAGAGCTTGATAATGGTGCCGATCCGCTCCGAAGACCCCATCGGGGCTATCGGCGCATATTGGGCCAAGCGGAGGAAACCCAGCCGGCGGCAGATAGAAATCCTGCAGTCCCTAGCGGACGCGGCGGCGCTGGCCTTTGCCAACGCCCGACACCTCCAGGGATACGATGGAACTGACGTGCAGGGATTTTCTAAAAGCATGTCTGGGGGGTCCGGGTCGCAGCGATCGGATAAAAGCCTCCTCGCTAACGAATCCTTCGATCGGCTGATTCTAATCGGAGCCTCGGCAGGCGGGGTGAGTACTCTCATGAACCTGCTAGCCCAGCTTCCCTCGGATTTGGCGGCGCCTATTTTCCTGGTGATTCACACCAGTCAAGATGGGGCTTCCGACCTTCAAGTTGTATTGAACCGGGTTAGCGCATTGCCGGTGAGCTGTGCTCAAGAGGGGGAGCCAATCCGGCCGGGCCGCGTATATTTGCCGCCAGCCGACCATCACCTCCTGGTCGACCGAGGTTTTGTTCGTGTTTTTAAGGGACCTGAGGAAAATTTCACACGGCCGGCCATAGACCCGCTCTTCCGCACAGCGGCCATACACTACCGGCATCGAGTGGTCGGGATAATCCTCAGTGGCAATCTCTACGACGGGACGGCGGGCCTGCTCTGTGTGAAAATGCACGGTGGCACCACCATCGTCCAGAACCCGGAGGAAACGGTCTTCCCGTATATGTGTCGCACGGCCATGAAATACGTCAATATCGATTATATATTCACGCTGTCTGAGATCGCCCGCTATCTCTCCCGCCTTGCGTCGTCTCAAATCGTGCGAAGAAGCTAA
- a CDS encoding cyclase family protein, with product MPKIIDLSIRIEPAPGPEHQRLEIMHEKHEDTAEYMMKRFECEREDLPNGLGWANDYVTLGTHVGTHIDAPWHYHPTSEGKKARTIDEVPVEWFYGDGVVIDMRHKKPGELITIPDLQEALDKISYRIKPHDIVLVMTGADKLWGTMEYWSQFPGLGRESTLWLCNLGVKVMGTDSAGWDRPFWAMVEEFKRTGDRSVIWGAHFAGMEREYCQIEKLTNLDKLPPFGFKVACFPIKILGGSAGWVRPVAIIEE from the coding sequence ATGCCGAAAATAATCGACCTCAGTATAAGAATCGAACCGGCTCCGGGCCCGGAGCACCAGCGGCTGGAAATAATGCACGAAAAGCATGAAGACACCGCAGAATACATGATGAAGCGTTTTGAGTGTGAGAGAGAAGACCTCCCCAATGGTTTAGGATGGGCTAACGACTACGTTACCCTCGGCACCCACGTGGGGACCCACATAGATGCTCCCTGGCATTACCACCCGACATCGGAGGGTAAAAAGGCCAGGACGATAGACGAAGTCCCGGTGGAGTGGTTTTATGGAGACGGGGTTGTCATAGATATGAGACATAAGAAGCCCGGAGAACTCATCACAATCCCTGATCTTCAAGAAGCCCTGGATAAAATCTCCTACAGGATCAAACCCCACGACATTGTCCTGGTCATGACCGGAGCTGATAAACTATGGGGCACTATGGAATACTGGTCTCAGTTTCCGGGGCTGGGAAGGGAATCTACGTTATGGCTTTGCAATCTCGGAGTGAAGGTAATGGGGACAGACTCTGCCGGATGGGACAGGCCCTTCTGGGCGATGGTAGAGGAGTTTAAAAGAACCGGTGACAGGAGCGTAATCTGGGGGGCGCATTTTGCCGGGATGGAGAGGGAATACTGCCAGATTGAAAAACTGACCAACTTAGACAAACTCCCACCCTTCGGTTTCAAGGTCGCTTGCTTTCCCATCAAGATTTTGGGCGGAAGCGCAGGCTGGGTAAGGCCGGTGGCAATAATCGAGGAATAA
- a CDS encoding RES family NAD+ phosphorylase, producing the protein MQLFRIAKTKYIKDLTGAGSRTYGGRWNRKGVGLIYASESRSLAALEFLVHVPASIAPRDLSIVTLDIPPQVKPKKLDLAILPPNWRQNPPPEELATIGTEWAQSNESLLLRVPSAIIENEFNVLINPSHPDLKLIKLSKPEPFVFDERLIKSKG; encoded by the coding sequence ATGCAGCTCTTTCGTATAGCTAAAACCAAGTACATAAAGGACTTAACCGGGGCAGGTTCACGCACGTACGGAGGCCGCTGGAACCGTAAGGGCGTGGGTTTGATTTACGCCTCGGAAAGCAGGTCGCTGGCCGCGCTTGAATTTCTAGTGCATGTGCCCGCCTCGATTGCGCCAAGGGATTTAAGTATTGTAACCCTTGATATCCCGCCCCAGGTGAAACCAAAGAAACTGGATTTAGCTATCCTTCCCCCTAATTGGAGACAAAATCCGCCTCCGGAGGAGCTTGCGACCATCGGTACTGAATGGGCGCAATCAAATGAGTCCCTTCTTCTTCGAGTGCCTTCGGCTATCATTGAAAACGAATTCAACGTCCTCATAAACCCATCTCATCCGGATTTGAAGTTGATAAAGCTGTCAAAACCCGAGCCGTTTGTCTTTGATGAGCGTTTGATCAAGAGTAAAGGCTAG
- a CDS encoding DUF1326 domain-containing protein: protein MANWWWKADYFETCNCAYGCPCNLTMIPTDGTCQAIDAWRIKEGAFDNVRLDGLVIALIVRWPNPIHKGNGKAVVYIDERADQQQREALAKIGTGQAGAGGPFEIFSTTYSQPAKVVYGPVQVERKGKRATLRLGNAASADFEPIISDMDQSEADVHMVLPKGFIWKDGELVNTKVCEVNVEGLKFRHENSNAFFSEVEYNV from the coding sequence ATGGCAAACTGGTGGTGGAAGGCGGATTATTTTGAGACCTGTAACTGCGCTTATGGATGTCCCTGCAATCTGACTATGATTCCAACGGACGGAACGTGCCAGGCAATTGATGCCTGGCGTATTAAGGAGGGAGCCTTTGATAACGTCAGATTGGATGGACTGGTGATTGCCCTCATTGTACGCTGGCCCAATCCCATCCACAAGGGCAACGGCAAGGCGGTTGTCTACATCGACGAGCGTGCCGACCAACAGCAGCGTGAGGCTCTTGCCAAAATCGGCACCGGCCAGGCTGGAGCTGGCGGGCCATTCGAGATTTTCTCTACCACCTATTCCCAGCCAGCCAAGGTCGTTTACGGCCCTGTCCAGGTAGAACGTAAAGGCAAGAGAGCAACCTTGCGCCTGGGTAACGCAGCCAGCGCCGACTTTGAACCAATCATCTCCGATATGGACCAGTCTGAAGCAGATGTCCACATGGTGTTACCCAAAGGATTCATCTGGAAGGACGGCGAGTTGGTGAATACGAAAGTTTGTGAGGTTAACGTCGAGGGACTCAAATTCCGGCACGAAAACTCCAATGCCTTTTTCTCCGAGGTGGAGTATAACGTTTAA